The following nucleotide sequence is from Dyella sp. BiH032.
GCGAACGTTGCGTAGTTTCTCAGCCGAGTGGTGTCGCCACGCCAAGAGCATGTCTCAGCTCAATCGTCAGGCTACTTGCCTCCGCCATCGGCCCGCCTTTTCCACTTCAACATGATCTGGGCAAAGAGCAGGCGCGTCGGCACGCACGTCATGTCGTTATCCGTGGATGCCTGCCAACGGGCGTCGTTGCGAATAGCGGCGCTGACGTCCTTCGCGCTTTGTTTGTAGGCTGCGATAAGCGCAGCGTCTCCATGCAATTCTTCGTCCGCCAGCTGCTTGAATGCTGCAAGCTGCTCCGCGGGGACGCTGCATGCCTCTTTGCCAATCGCATATTGGCCACCAAGCTGCTTGGCGCGATCAATACCCGTCAACGATTCGCTAGTAAGGCCATACGAACTGAGAAGCGCCAGAGCAAAGGCGATAGCGATATTGCGCATAGTTGATATCCGTAAGATACGCACGCGAACGAAGTCCCTTAGGTTCTATCCCGTCACCACGGGCACTTCAAAGAAGCCTCGTGTGATGAGTTGACGCAGCTGGACCACCCTTGATTTCACGGATGGCTAAAAGCGGGCGGCAATTCGCTCTAGTTCTTAGGCGTCACCGCTCAGCGACGAACACGATAGCGGATGTGTGTGGCATCCGGCGTATCGATCACCCGAGCAATCTCCAATTCGACGCGCGACGGAAGCACTTCGAACAGCCGGCGGCCGCCGCCGAACAACACCGGGATCTGGTGGATCTGCAACTCGTCCAGCACACCAGCCTCTAGCGCTCGTTGCGCCGTGTACGCGCCAAGCACCAGCACGTCACGATCCCCGGCGGCGGCCTTGGCCTGCGCCATCGCGCTCTCAATCCCGCCGAGCACGTACTTCACCAGCGGATAGTTCGCCACCGAGGGCCCCGGCGGTCGGTGGCTTGGCACGATGATGGGGACACCGTGATTGTCGCCACCCCAGTGGTCGATCTGCTCCACGGTACGCCGCCCAGCCAGAATCGCGCCCGGCGAGTTCCACTCGTCCCACAGTTGTGCGACCGCCCCCGATGGCCGGGAGAAGTCCCCATACCACTCGTGCAGCCGGTCGAAACCGTCGCCGCCGGGGTTGCCTGGTTCGTCATTGGGACCAGCGATGTACCCGTCGAGTGACATGGACATGAATAGTACCGACGCCGACATTTGGGTCTCCTATCGATTCAATGACAAGGGGATGAGGGTGAGTTAGCACCCAGTGCTTGACGCAGCTAACGGGTTACGTTCCCTTTAGCGCAACCGCGTTCGCCACGATGTACGCGATCTAGAGTACGTGTTTGACTCGAAGGGCGTCCGAGAGGCCGCCCTTCTTCGTTTACGCAAGCGCGAAAGCATCATCCATCCAAACTCACCTTTTTGTAGGGGATAACCTACATAACGTGTTCGAAAAACTGTCGCCTCACTTGCGCCATCCTGAGTGCTATCGTTCGCGGCCTTGCTTTCATCCAGCAGACCATCACGTCGATCAACGGGGAGGACGATTTTATGGACCGATCAGCAAGCGCATTGATAGCAGCACTCCTCAATTTAACTCTGTTTATTGGCGACATCGGCGCGACGCCACAAACGCCCGCTAAGCCGTCCACCACGAGCGCTGAGGCAACCAAGTCGAGCCATGGCGAGACCATCAACGGTATCGGCATCATGCCCGGCGCAGAGCGGCTCTCCTACATATCGCTGCGGTATTACGGCATACGGCCAAGCTATGACGCGTGCATCCAAGCAGCGCAAGGACAAGCGGGGCTAAAGGGCGACTGCGCCGACACCGAGTTCCAGTTCCAAGATGCGCGACTTAACAAGGCCTACAAGGCGTTGCTTGAGTCCATCACCGCCGTAGAGGGAAAAGATTCCATCAAGGACATCCAGGCCGCGCAGCGGGCTTGGCTGGCTTTCTATCAGAAAGACTGCGCGGCCAGGGCGGACCGGTTCGGATCGACCCGTGGGCCAAGTACGTTGTCCATCTGCCAGATGGAAAAAACGGCCATTCGTGCTCAGGAAATCGAGGATTGGCGCAACAGCTACGTAGCGAATCATCAGCCGTAATTTGCACGGGACCGCGTTCAGCCACAGGCCCAGGCAGCACATACCGGCACAGCCACGCCATCGCTGCGGTGTCCTGAGCGACTGGACGATCCTGCACATCCTGACCATACGTTCTACCTCAGGACACGCGAACTCGTTTACCAGCTTGATCAGCAGAACGGCCGCGCGCCGGACCATCGTAGCGACCAGCTAGCTTCCGCTCTGACAATTCAGGCTCGTACCGAAGGCCTACAGCGAATCGACCAAATCGCCTTGAGTGAGGATGCTAGTGCTCTGTGGGGAGCCCAGCGCCCAGCAGGCATCCGTGACCACTTCTATGACCGCCTCTGCAACGTCAATACGGTAGAAGCATTGAATACGCCTATGGAACAGAGTGGCGCGCAATGGCAGCAAGCCATGCAGCAATTCCAGGAACACCAAGAGCAGGCTCAGCGGCAGCAGAGCGCGCAGCAAGAACAGTCGCAGCAGCGGGCGAATAGCGCATTACGACACTGAAAAGCCTCGAAAGGGTCCGGGTCGCTTCTAAGGACGACCGCACCAGTCTTCGGACTTGCACGCTTAACTACACCCGGCCCCTTATCGGGGCAGCCTCGCATTAATCCGCATCCTCTTCACCTCGCAGCACGAAACCGGCACTCCTTACAAGAGATACATAGGCCGCAATCGGCATAGGTCGAGGACGAGACATATCCCACTGCTGCCCAAGTGGTTGCATGACCTTAGTAAGGATTGAGTACGGATATTCGTTACGAGGCGTTTGATCCAACATATCTCGTGCTGCATTCTCGTCATAAGACGAGAACTCGTAATAGTGGCTTAGCACCTCCGATAGTGAAAAGCTCCTACTGACCGAACTGCGCCCCCTGTGCGAAGAATCGATCTTTGGATTCTTGATGAACACCTTCCTACATCTATCTTCAAAGTCTGGCGCATCGAGTTCCCGTCCAGCACAAACCTCAAAAAACGGCCTGTTCCTTTGAAACGCAGCACACAAGAAAAATAGCCATAGAGCGTGGATATGGCCGCCATCATCTAGTGCCGCTGCCACCTCTTCAACAAGGGGAACCAACTGATGCTGGGATCGCAGATCTAGCCCAAACGCGGAGACGATCATGCTCCAGCTATGCGTGTAACCGCTGTCATATCTGCCGTGTTGGGGCAATCCCGAGTACGTGGATGCGAGCGTGATAGGGCCGTTCCCGTCAAACAAAGTAGCGGCGAACGTCTTACCGTCGGTTTCGGGCAGAACGTACTCACGGTCGAATAGGCGGCGAAGATAGCCTGCACCGTCAAACTCAGCCCCGTAGAGCGAGCGAACTGAGTTCTGCAGCTGATGCAAGTTTGTTGAGATAACGTAGACCACATCAACCACACCAAAGATGTGCTTAACTTCCTCTAGCAGCTTCACAGCATAGGATGGACGACAGCGATCCAGCTCGTCGACGAAGATAAACATTGGAAGGGTGGATTCTTTCGACGAGCGCTCTTTGACCAGCAGGAGATGATCATGGACAGCCTTCCGAAATGCGGCTAACTCATCCTTTCGCGACTGATGGCTAACCAGATTTTCTTGGAACAACTTATCTAGAATCTCGTCCGCCGCCTTAGTTGCACGCCCCCATGGGTCTTCAGGTGAATCGCTCTTCGACATAGCGTCACTGAGCTCTTCAAAACCAACACCAATAGCTTTTTGAAGAACACCGCTTAGAAGCACTTTGCTGGCAGGCACCAATGCCCGCCGTAAGTTCTTCTTGGACTCTGCTAGTAACCCTGACGCCTGTTTGCGCAGTTTCGCATTTCTCGGAAGGTTAGCCTTCTGCCAAGCGTGCATTGCCTCGACGACCGCAGCCATAAGCGCAACAGACGCTTCGTCGCCAATATCATTTTCCCAGGCGTCGAAATACACCACGGGATGACCTAGTAGCCTCAGATCGTCACTCCAGTTCTTGACGAAGAACGTCTTCCCCGCTCCCCACGCCGCATCGAGAGCGACCGTTAGACCTTTTCCTTGACCACTTCGTTTTCGAGATTGAGAAGTGAGGGATTGAGTCAAGTAATCGGCGACTGGCTTTCGATTGAAAGCGTCGCCATTCCAATGGTTTAGTGCTGCACGGCTCATCCAGAACCCCTATTCCGAGCTGAAAATTGGCTTATATCAGCCAGCTGCGCCTACGGCGTTGCGCAATGTCTGCTATGGGTCGTAAGCGGACATGTCGGTGTCAGGAACGTCCGCGCCAGCGCTTCATTTCCAACAGCTCTTCGCGCGCGACCGTCGGGTCAACATGACCAAAGGTCACGACCTCATCGCCCGCCGAGAATCGGTCCAGAACCTTATCGATCCGTTGCCTTATCCACTCCGGCAGCGACTCCCAAAGCTGGTCCCGCTGGGCACTACCCGCTAACGCGTCAATCGAACGCGCGATCGTCTCACCCTCGGTGTACAAGCCGGACTTGTACTCGTCCAAGATGTCCTGGGCGCTAAGCATCGATTCCCCCAGTCTCAATCCTTCTTCTGAACGATGTCCGCTTCGGGTCGGAAGCAGACCTTAGCCGTCAGCCAACAACAGCCGCAAAAGCTCCTCGGCCCGCGATGCACTAAATGGCATGGTCAGCTCGGGATTCGCCAACTCGAAAATGACCTCGCCTTCTACGGAGCTCGGTTCGTAGGCAATGTCATCTCGGCACTCGATGGCGTTGGCCCATTCCTCGAGCTGCGTAGCGGACAACTCCGCCTGTACGTAGCGATGTATCGCGTGCTGGACGTGCGACGGCTTCAATTCAGCGAGCGGCGCATCACTATCCCAGCCATAGGCTGCCAAGTCGGCGACAACGTCCGATACGGGTCGTTCGCAGCACAACAGTTCCGTGATAAGCCCAACGCGATCCATAGGGCCTCCCTCGACTTGATAAATGACTTGTCTGCTGTGGGTCGGAAGCGGACGTAACAAGCTCTATTCGTAGATCTTCCCCACGAAGAGGAACTTTGCCAAAACATTGCAATGTTTCCGTTCTGCCAACCGTTGGCTCCGCTCCAGCGATAACGCTGACGAATGGAACGCGCAACTTTTAGTGCTTCACGCGGCTTAGTGAGCACAAGCTTGTCCACGCGCGGCCGCCCGGCCACGTCTTCCTTCGTAATTGATGAATCGGTCACTGAGTCCATTCCCCTGCAACTATCTTACGTCAGCTTCGGGTCGGAAGCAGACCTAACAATTCATTCTAAGCTGTGTCGTCATTAGTCGACGACAACTCACTATTTTTCGACGGGCGAACGGACCTCGTCCGATCATCCTTGGCCCCAAACGTGCGGTAGTTGGCCCGTGCCTGATTCAAGCTCGGGCGATTCGCTCCTCCGGCAAAGTCAGGGTCGGCCAACTGCACGTCGTCATCCTCCCAAAAGCAAACAGGGCAGATCACGAACGAGCCAGGGAACGAGCCATCGTCCGGCATCGTGAGATGGCCACAGCATGGGCAGGCAACGCTCATATTCCCCCTTTGTAAAAGGTCCGCTCCGGGTCGGAAGCGGACCTACCTTGCAGGTATTGCTTCGTCTGCTCCAACAGCCGCCAGTTGGGTGAAACTTTTATTCGCTCACAGCTCGAGTGATATGGAATAAATCATAGTTGTACGTGACCGCTATCCGTGTACATGTATGTCAGCCAGAACGTTCTTTCAGTAGCTGGGTCATCAGCCCCGATTCGGTGGGGGAATCCTGCGCGGTAAATCGCCACTGAAAGTGACTCTAGCAACCGCCACGCCTCCGACCAACCAGTGCCTATTGATCCTGATGCATACATTGTTTCGCGCGTCGACGGATTCATTTCGAAGTCCACGTCGCCGGCGCCTACATAGCGAAGTATCACTTGACCGTTGAAACCTGACACCCACGGTTCAAGCTGAAATAAGCAATCGGACAAATAAGGCTCGATGCCCCTGAGGCCCTTTGGCGCATAGATGTCGATATGAAAGTGACACCTTGCTGCCTCATCGAACGTTCCGTTCGCAGAGAACGAGCTCTCCATGATTCCCTCCCAAAAGAAAACGATCTCGAATCGGCGCCATTAGGTCCGCTTTGGGTCGGAAGCGGGCAGTCGCCTTTATCTTAATGAGCGCCCTGGAATGACCGGTAGAACTCCCGATTCTCCCAGTCTGGCTCGTATGCCTTGATGATCTTTTCATAAGGACGCCCATGTATCTCGGGGCTGGCCATCGTCCGCAGCGACTCAACCGCCCACGAACGGACATCGGGCCACCTCAGCGCGTGCATGAGGAAAGCGACCGGCTCATCACTAATGAGTTTGCCGTCGAATAGGCCCGTCAGCGCCTTGGCAAACTCGACCCTGTGCGATGGATTGCCAGCGATGACCTCTAAGCAACGAACATAGTTCGGTTCGGCCAGATCGAATGAGAACTCCGTGTCGAGGACGTGCTCTGCCTCAAGCAAGCGTTCCTTGAACTCGTCGATGGGACTCAAAGCTCTTCCTCGCTATGGCGACTCAGTAACCAATTCCCGGCATGTCTGCATTGGGTCGAAAGCGGACCCTACCTGCTATTAAATAATCCGTCCGCTATAGCACGGCTGTACTCGTCATCGCAGTAGCCAGGGCAGCGCCTCTTGAGCTCACTAATCAGCGGCACATAGGCCGTAGCCGGCTTCTCGTTCGGATCGGAAACGTGATCCCAGCGTCCTTCCCGAATTTCCAACACTAGCTTGTATCCAGCTTCTGCTAGCCGCTCCGAAATCATCACAATCTCCCTTCGTCGCTGACAGTCTTAGGTCCGCTTCGGGTCGAGAGCGGACATCCCGAGCTTGCCGATTCGCCGTAGGCGCGGCAAGGCTCTGCCGCTCTGCAGCAGGGCCTTGGAGTAACGAGCGTGCAACACGGGGAGAAATGGAATCCCTAACCTATTGCTGTAGAAGGCTTATGCGCCTTTACCGATCCAGTCCATCATTGGATCGCCCCCTCCAAAAAACCATGCCGGGGAAGAGGGGCGAAAGTGGCAAGGCCGGCTTCCGCCGCTCCGCGTGCATATTCCCGGATATTGTGCGCTCCGCTTACGTTACCGCCGCCACGCGCCCCACCTTCTCCCGCACCTTCCCCCACTGCATCCTCAAATGCGCCTGCGCCGCGCACCGCGTCCCCATCTCCATAAATGCCCCAATCCCGTCCAATATCACCGTCAAGCGCCGCACATCTGGAACGCCACGCTCATTGACTAGCTCCGTCAGCGTCTGAAGATTGCTGCGCGCGTACTGCAACCATTCCGTGGCATCGTTCAATAGCGCTTCCGGCCCCGCATCCGGATCAGAGAAGTAGTTCGTGTGCCGCGTGGTCCAGGGCTCGCCAAAAACGTTCATCGGTAACTCCTTGTCATAAGTCGCCGCTCCCTCGTTCCGAAAACGGCACGCCGCCAATCGCTCGGCGTGCCGCGATCACACGGACTCGAGGTTTCACCGGTGGTCCATGGCTGGACACCGGGCGGCTTGATTGAGAAGTGGAATGCGGCGTCAGTAGATTCCGCCGTCGCGCAAGGCGACGCGCCGAGTTGCACGGCTAGGATTCTTCCAACGAAAACCACCAGGGCCGCGGTTCTTCAACCGTGCCTGCGAGGGATGCAGACGGCCCGGATTGGCGGTGAGGATGTCGCCGAGGGGATCGGCGGGCGTGCAAGTACCGTATGATCTGGCTTAGCCATGATCAACTCCTACGAAGTTGGTTATGGTCAGCGGGTCAGGGGTGTTACCAGCACCCTTGGCCCGCGCTTCTCACAGCATTGCTGCCATGGTTGTCCGCGACGCGCATCACCACTCCGCGGGCAACGCCATCGACACTAACAAAATCATTTTTCGTTGTCTGTAGGTGCGCGCCGACGATGTGCATGCGAGATGTGCATTGCGCATTTGTCTCACGGCTTCGTCGCATCTCGTGCTCGACTTCCTGTACGCCCACGCTCGCGATCCGCTTATCTGACGACCTGATGCGCATGGTCCCGACACGCCGACTCGGCCATCCAAGCGCCACGCTCGGTCGATAACCCATGCCTTCCGTCCTATGTCCGCACCCTCCATGCCGCATAGACTCACGGGATATCCCAAGGGGAGCAGCGCCATGCAGCGTTCGGGGCTTCTGGTTTTTCTTTGCCTGCTGACGACTTTCCTGATGGGAAGTCGATCGGCTTTCGCCGAGCCCGCGCCCACTGCGCACATCACCCTTGGCGATTCCACCGCGCCATTGAATGGCCCCTGGCAATTCCAGATTGGCGACGATCCCCGCTGGTCTTCGCCGGACTTCGACGACAGTACTTGGGAAACCGTCGACCTCACGCCCGCGCCGGGCGCGCACGACGGCGACGTCGGCTTGCCGGGCTACGTCTCCGGCTGGAGTCGTCGAGGCCATGCGGGCTACATGGGCTATGCGTGGTATCGCCTCAAGGTAACCGTCGATAGCGACGGCCACACGCCGCTCGCCTTGGCAGGCCCGACGCTGGTCGATTCCACGTACCAGCTCTACGTCAACGGAAAGTTGCTCGGCGGCACGGGTGATTTCTCCGGCGCCACACCCACGGTGTACGGCGTGAGGCCGACGGTCTACACGCTGCCGGCATCCACGTCGACCGGCCCGCAAACCTACGTCATCGCCTTCCGCGTCTGGATGGATCCTATCGATGCCGGCGAGGACAACGGCGGCATCCACGTCGCGCCGAACATCGGCCACGCGGACAGCATCGACCTGCTGCACCAATCGCAATGGCTGAAGACCTTCACCGGCTACGTGGTGGATGCGGCCGAGCCGTTCGCGTTTGTCCTGCTCGCGCTCATGGTGGTGGCGCTGATCGCCTGCCGCACCAGCGACGCCTACCGCTGGTTGGCGATCGCCCTCGTCTTGCTCGCGCTGCTGCGCGTCAACCAAGTGTTGTTCTACTGGACGGATGGGTGGAGTCTGCGCTGGTACGACATCGCCGTCACCGTGGTCCTCCGTCCGCTCAACCTCGCTGCATGGGCACTGGCGTGGCGGGACTGGTTCCGCCTACGTAAGCGCCCCTGGCTGCGTAACGCCATCTCGGCGCTGACGGTGATCTACGTGACGTTCGCGCTGATCGGCCGCCCGTGGTTCGCACCGGAAGCGCTCCATGGCATCAAGCCAGCCGCCGATGTCGTCGTCTCGGGCGCTCGCGTGGCGTTTGCCGTTCTCTATCTATGGATCATCGGGTTGGGGGCGCTCCGTCTCGCCAAGCCGTCTGCTTGGCTGGGCGCACTCACCGCACTACTGGTTGGCATCGGCTTGTTCGCGACGGAGGTCAATGCCCTAGGCGTCCCGGGCATCTGGTTCCCTTACGGTGTCGGCGTGGCGCGCGGGCAATATGCGTATGCAGCCTTCATCGCGCTGTTGTTCGCGCTGCTCTTGATGCGGTGCGTTGCCTACGCGCGGAGAAGATAACCCAAGCACTGGCCAGCCAGAGCCGCTGTTCTTCGCACTGGCTTACGGCCGCTTCCTGAGCGGATCGAGCAACCGCTTCAAGCCGTTGTGATCGATCTCCAACGCCAGCGCGAGCAGGTTGCCGAGATCGCCCTTCGGAAAGCCCTTGCGGGCATACCAGGCGAGATAGGCGCCGGGAAAGTCGGCGATGAGGCGGCCCTGATACTTGCCGTAGGGCATGATGGTGGTGACGAGGCGTTGCAGGTCTTCGGGTTTCATAAGGCTTCGATCGCCGTCATGCCCGACGCCGGGCATCCGTCCAAGGCTACAGGCTCCCACCACTCACCGGCCATGCCGGTGAGAAGCCGGCGCGAACGGCGCCATCAGCTCGACGATCCAGTCGATGAACACGCGCAACTTTGCGCTGACATGCCGGTTCGGCGGGAACGCCAGGTAGAGCGGCATCGGGTCCAGGTGCCAGCCCTCGAACAAGCGCTGCAACTCTCCCCGCTCCACGTGCGCCCTGGCCAGGTATTGCGGCAGCCACAGGACGCCCAGGCCGACCAATCCGGCTTCCAGATAGGCGTTGCCGTCGTCGACGCACGCGAAGGCTTTCCTGCCCGCGCCGCATGACATAAGGCACCGCCTTGCCGGCGCGCGCGCCGAGGAAGCCGACGGTCCGGTGATGCGTGTCTTCCAGCTCGCGCGGGTGCGCAGGGCGTCCTTCCCGCGCCAGATAGCCGGGCGCCGCGTACACGCCCAGCGGCAAGTCGCCCAGGTGGCGTGCCTGCAACGACAGGTTGGCAAGTTCGCCGCCGCGCACCACGCAGTCCACGTTCTCCCCGATCAGGTCCACCCGGCGATCGCTCACGCCCAGGTCGAGCTGGATGTCGGGATAGCGGGCGTGGAACGCGGGCAAGGCGGGGATCAGGATCAGGCGCGCCACCGGGCTGGGCACGTCCACTCGCAGGCGCCCGCGGGGCGAGGTCGACGCCGCGGAGAGGCTGGTCTCGGCATCGTCCATGTCGGCGAGCAACCGCACCGCCCGCTCGTAATAAGCCATGCCGTCGGCGGTGGCGTTGACCTGGCGCGTGGTGCGATTGAGCAGCCGGACGCGCAGATGCGCTTCCAGTTGCTGCACGAGTTGGGTCACGCTGGTCTTGCTCAGGCCGAGCGTCTCGGCCGCCTTGGTGAAGCTGCCGGTTTCCACGACCCGCACGAACGCCTGCATCGCCTCGAACCGATCCATCACTCCTCCCACGCGCCGGGACTGTTTGGATTCTACAAACAGTGTTCCCGCCACGCGCCCGTTTATCCGGACTCGGTCGCTGCCTAGATTACCGTCTCGTCTTCGACTTTCATCGATGGAGATTTTCATGACGGCACGTGACGTGGTTTTCCCTCCGCATCGCCGCGCGCTCTACGAGCGCAACCGCTATTCGCCCGCCATCCGCTCGAACGGTTTTCTGTTCGTCTCGGGGCAGGTCGGCAGCCGCGAGAATGGTTCGCCGGAACCGGACCTGGAGCAGCAGGTGCGCCTGGCCTTCGACCATCTGAATGCCACGCTCGCCGCGGCGGGCTGCACGTTCGAGGATGTCATCGACGTCACGGTGTTCATGGTCGATCCTGCGTCGAACTTCGAGCGGATCTGGCGCGTGGTGCCGGACTACTGGGGCCAGGCGCCGCACCCCACGCTGACCGCCGTGGGCGTGACCTGGCTTTATGGCTTCCAATTCGAGATCAAGGTGATCGCGAAGCTGCCGGAAGCGGCGGGCCAGTCCTGAGCGTGGATCCTCCCCGCCTCACTCCATCCGCGGCATCGGCTGCGCCGGCGCGTCGCCGCCTTCGAAGTAGTCGAGGCGGACGACCTTGCCCGCCGCATCGCGCACAGGTGCGAAGTAGCTGAGTTCGTCCGGTACGAAGTACAAGCGTCCATCCGCGGTCATCTGCAGGGGCACGAGGTTGTGGTGGCTGCGCTGCGCGAAGAGACGGCCATCTTTCACCGACAGGGTTTCGACAGTCTGCGCATCGATGCGGTAGTTCCCCGCCAGTGCGGCCAGGTTTTCGGCGGTTGGCGTCACGGGCACCGGGTCCGCGTAGGGCTGGCCAAGGGCAATGGCGGCGAGGCGACGGGCCATGGTGCGCGCATCGAACTCGTCGTCGTTGGCGAGGACGACGACGGTGATGTCTTCCTTGGGCAGATAGCCGACGGCGGAGGCGAAGCCGTTGATCTGGCCAGTGTGGCCGACCATATCGCTGCCTCGCACACGCCACACATAAAGGCCCAGCCCATAGCGCCGCGTCGGCGACATGCCGGGCAAGGCCGGTGCCGGCGTCGCCATCGCGCGGAAGCTGCGCGGGCTGATCACGCGGCCGTTAGCGAGCGCGCGCATCCAGCGCATGAGCTCGTCGGCCGTGGCGACCAGTCCACCCGCCGCGGCAGGCACGCTCGAACTGATGAAGGGCGCGTTCTCCACGCGGTGCGCGGGGTTGTCAGTGGTGTAGCCCGCGACGCGGCCGGGGATCAGCGCGGCGTTGTCGCCATAGCGGATGGCCGTCAGCCCTGCCGGTTCCAGCAGCAGCGTGCGCATGGCTTCATGCCACCGCTGCCCGGTCACCTTTTCGATGACCGCGCCGAGCAGGATGTAGCCAGCATTGGAATACGACCAGCGCGTGCCGGGCTCGAAATCGGGCGGGCGCTTGGCGATCTCGGCCACTTGCGTGGCCGTGTCGACGTCGCGTCGCAGGAAACCCGGTTGCGCGGGCTTGGCGGTGTCCGACACGCCCGCCGTGTGGTTCAGCAGTTGGCGCAAGGCGATGCGGTCAGCGCCGGGAACGTCGGGCAGGTACTTGCCCAGCGTGTCGTCGATCGAAAGCCGCCCCTGCTCGGCGAGCTTCAGCACCGTCGCGGCGGTGAAGATCTTGGTGATGGAAGCGATGCGGAACACCTGGTCGGCAGCGAGCGGCACGCCCAGCTCGATCTGCGCCTGTCCGCGCGCGCCCCGGAACAGCACCTTGTCGCCCTTGGCCACCAGCACCACGGCGCCGGGGCCGTCGGCGGCGACCGAACGTTCCAATACGGTCTGGAGCTGGCCGGCGACGGCGGCCTCCGGCTGCGGCGCGGCAGAGGCCACGGCCGTCGAGGCCAGCCAGGCGCACAGGATCAGGCCACTGCGGAAACCCACGTTCCTTCTCCCGGCCGGCGGCGAACCGCGTTCCGGCGAGCTTAGCCGGGCCCCTGGCGGCGGCCCTGTCCCTTCCGTCATGCTGCGATCCGGCCGGTATCTCATCCATTGAGACCCTTCCGGTGCTATCTTGAATACCGTCCCGCTATTCAAGACACCCAGTCATGTCGCCCCCTCCACACGGCGGTGCCCGTCCCGGCGCCGGCCGCCCCGCCAGCGAACCCACCCAGCGCCTGCGCGTGCCGGAAAGCCAGGTGCCGACGGTGCTGGCGTATCTGGAGGCGTACCGCCAGGGCACGTCGCTGGAGGCGCCTCGGCCGCTCTCGCTGCTGCCCTCGACGGTAGCGCTCACCGCCTTCAGCAGCCGCGTGCCCGCGGGCCTGCCCAGCCCGGCGGACGACGACGTCGAAGACGTGGTCGATCTCAACCGCCATCTCGTTATCGAAGGGCACGAGCCGAGCACCTTCATCGTGCGCGTGTCCGGCTGGTCGATGATCGGCGCGGGCATCTTCGACGGCGACGAGGTGCTGGTGGACCGCGCGCTCAAGGCCCGCCAGGGCGACATCGTGGTGGCGATCGTCAACGGCGAGTTGTCGATCAAGCGGCTGGGCAAGGTGGACGGCAAGGTCGCCCTGCTGCCGGAGAACGCGCACTTCAAGCCCATCGTGTTTAAGGAGGGCGAAACACTGGAGCTGTGGGGCGTCGTCACCCGCTGCCTGCGCAACCTGCGCTGAGAGCCTGGTCATGGTCTTCCCGTACCCCGCGTTGTCGTTGAGCGGCCGCCAGGTGGTAGTGCGTGGCGTCGGCCTGGCTGGCTGCCAGGCCAAGCCGCGCGCTGCCGCATGGCGGCCGCTCAGCGACAACCCTCCGGGCCGGATCGGTTTGCGCCCAGGGCCGCGTCATCGCTCAGTCGTGTACGGACGTACACTCCTTCGCTCTTCCTTGCCCTGCGCGCAAACCGATCCCGGCGCGGGGCACGGGAAGACCATGACCAGGCTCTAAGGCGCCATGGGCCAGGTCGTCGCCCTCGATGCGCTGTTCGCCGGCCGCCAGGTCTGGCACGGCCGCGCCCAGCCCGCGACAGCGCCCGGCAATCAACCCACCGGCTGGGAGGCGCTGGACGCCGCACTGCCCGCGGGCGGCTGGCCAGAGCACGCCTTGAGCGAAATCCTGCTGCCCGCCGATGGCGTGGGCGAACTGCAATTGGTGCTGCCGACGCTGGCGCGGCTGACGCGTGCCGGCGGCATCGTCGCGGTGATCG
It contains:
- a CDS encoding P-loop NTPase fold protein, whose translation is MSRAALNHWNGDAFNRKPVADYLTQSLTSQSRKRSGQGKGLTVALDAAWGAGKTFFVKNWSDDLRLLGHPVVYFDAWENDIGDEASVALMAAVVEAMHAWQKANLPRNAKLRKQASGLLAESKKNLRRALVPASKVLLSGVLQKAIGVGFEELSDAMSKSDSPEDPWGRATKAADEILDKLFQENLVSHQSRKDELAAFRKAVHDHLLLVKERSSKESTLPMFIFVDELDRCRPSYAVKLLEEVKHIFGVVDVVYVISTNLHQLQNSVRSLYGAEFDGAGYLRRLFDREYVLPETDGKTFAATLFDGNGPITLASTYSGLPQHGRYDSGYTHSWSMIVSAFGLDLRSQHQLVPLVEEVAAALDDGGHIHALWLFFLCAAFQRNRPFFEVCAGRELDAPDFEDRCRKVFIKNPKIDSSHRGRSSVSRSFSLSEVLSHYYEFSSYDENAARDMLDQTPRNEYPYSILTKVMQPLGQQWDMSRPRPMPIAAYVSLVRSAGFVLRGEEDAD
- a CDS encoding dihydrofolate reductase family protein gives rise to the protein MSMSLDGYIAGPNDEPGNPGGDGFDRLHEWYGDFSRPSGAVAQLWDEWNSPGAILAGRRTVEQIDHWGGDNHGVPIIVPSHRPPGPSVANYPLVKYVLGGIESAMAQAKAAAGDRDVLVLGAYTAQRALEAGVLDELQIHQIPVLFGGGRRLFEVLPSRVELEIARVIDTPDATHIRYRVRR
- a CDS encoding serine hydrolase domain-containing protein, whose amino-acid sequence is MGFRSGLILCAWLASTAVASAAPQPEAAVAGQLQTVLERSVAADGPGAVVLVAKGDKVLFRGARGQAQIELGVPLAADQVFRIASITKIFTAATVLKLAEQGRLSIDDTLGKYLPDVPGADRIALRQLLNHTAGVSDTAKPAQPGFLRRDVDTATQVAEIAKRPPDFEPGTRWSYSNAGYILLGAVIEKVTGQRWHEAMRTLLLEPAGLTAIRYGDNAALIPGRVAGYTTDNPAHRVENAPFISSSVPAAAGGLVATADELMRWMRALANGRVISPRSFRAMATPAPALPGMSPTRRYGLGLYVWRVRGSDMVGHTGQINGFASAVGYLPKEDITVVVLANDDEFDARTMARRLAAIALGQPYADPVPVTPTAENLAALAGNYRIDAQTVETLSVKDGRLFAQRSHHNLVPLQMTADGRLYFVPDELSYFAPVRDAAGKVVRLDYFEGGDAPAQPMPRME
- a CDS encoding RidA family protein, with the translated sequence MTARDVVFPPHRRALYERNRYSPAIRSNGFLFVSGQVGSRENGSPEPDLEQQVRLAFDHLNATLAAAGCTFEDVIDVTVFMVDPASNFERIWRVVPDYWGQAPHPTLTAVGVTWLYGFQFEIKVIAKLPEAAGQS
- a CDS encoding DUF3820 family protein is translated as MKPEDLQRLVTTIMPYGKYQGRLIADFPGAYLAWYARKGFPKGDLGNLLALALEIDHNGLKRLLDPLRKRP
- a CDS encoding LysR substrate-binding domain-containing protein, yielding MSCGAGRKAFACVDDGNAYLEAGLVGLGVLWLPQYLARAHVERGELQRLFEGWHLDPMPLYLAFPPNRHVSAKLRVFIDWIVELMAPFAPASHRHGR
- a CDS encoding lysozyme inhibitor LprI family protein, whose protein sequence is MDRSASALIAALLNLTLFIGDIGATPQTPAKPSTTSAEATKSSHGETINGIGIMPGAERLSYISLRYYGIRPSYDACIQAAQGQAGLKGDCADTEFQFQDARLNKAYKALLESITAVEGKDSIKDIQAAQRAWLAFYQKDCAARADRFGSTRGPSTLSICQMEKTAIRAQEIEDWRNSYVANHQP